One window from the genome of Musa acuminata AAA Group cultivar baxijiao chromosome BXJ1-4, Cavendish_Baxijiao_AAA, whole genome shotgun sequence encodes:
- the LOC135640342 gene encoding probable ADP,ATP carrier protein At5g56450, whose amino-acid sequence MGSTSGSCGDGDGGGWKRGWVWQFQRDVVAGAVMGGFVHTVVAPIERAKLLLQTQESNAALLLHDAGGPGRRFRGMLDCISRTAREEGVLSLWRGNGTGVLRYYPSVALNFSLKDAYRTILKGREADRFVSIAASNFMAGAAAGCTTLVIIYPLDIAHTRLAADVGRRDSRQFRGISHFLRTTYKKEGIRGIYRGLPASIHGMIVHRGLYFGGFDTAKDFLVPEDSALWKRWVTAQAVTTMAGLISYPLDTIRRRLMMQSGMEKPMYHSTLDCWRKIYRFEGLTSFYRGAISNMFRSTGAAAILVLYDEVKKLMKWGGF is encoded by the exons ATGGGGTCGACCAGTGGTAGTTGTGGTGACGGCGATGGGGGAGGGTGGAAGAGAGGGTGGGTGTGGCAGTTCCAGAGGGACGTGGTGGCGGGAGCGGTGATGGGAGGGTTCGTGCACACCGTGGTGGCGCCGATCGAGCGGGCGAAGCTGCTGCTCCAGACTCAGGAGAGCAACGCCGCCCTCCTCCTCCACGATGCCGGTGGGCCCGGGCGCCGCTTCCGGGGCATGCTTGACTGCATCTCCCGCACCGCCCGCGAGGAAGGCGTCCTCTCCCTCTGGCGCGGGAACGGCACCGGCGTCCTACGTTACTACCCCTCCGTCGCTCTCAACTTCTCCCTCAAG GATGCTTACCGGACAATATTGAAGGGAAGAGAGGCAGATCGGTTTGTGTCTATTGCAGCTTCCAACTTCATGGCAGGGGCTGCGGCAGGCTGCACAACTTTGGTCATCATCTACCCACTGGACATAGCCCATACCCGGCTTGCAGCTGATGTTGGCAGGAGGGACTCCCGGCAATTTAGAGGCATCTCCCATTTCCTCCGAACCACGTACAAGAAAGAAGGCATTCGAGGCATCTACAGAGGCCTACCTGCCTCGATTCATGGAATGATCGTCCATCGGGGACTATACTTTGGTGGTTTTGACACGGCCAAGGATTTTCTCGTCCCAGAAGATTCTGCCTTGTGGAAGCGATGGGTGACAGCCCAAGCTGTAACAACGATGGCAGGTCTCATATCGTATCCACTTGATACCATAAGGAGGAGGTTGATGATGCAATCTGGAATGGAGAAACCAATGTATCATAGCACTCTAGACTGTTGGAGGAAGATTTATAGGTTTGAGGGTTTAACTTCATTTTACCGTGGAGCAATCTCTAACATGTTCAGGAGTACTGGTGCTGCTGCTATATTGGTGTTGTATGATGAGGTAAAGAAGTTGATGAAATGGGGTGGGTTTTGA
- the LOC103980396 gene encoding small ribosomal subunit protein eS30z/eS30y/eS30x: MGKVHGSLARAGKVRGQTPKQAKTDKPKKPRGRAYKRMQHNRRFVTAVVGFGKKRGPNSSEK; this comes from the exons ATGG GTAAGGTGCACGGATCTCTGGCTCGCGCCGGCAAGGTGAGAGGGCAAACGCCCAAACAGGCGAAGACGGATAAGCCGAAGAAACCGAGGGGCAGAGCCTACAAGCGGATGCAGCACAACCGGCGGTTCGTCACCGCAG TGGTTGGATTCGGCAAGAAGAGGGGACCCAACTCGTCGGAGAAGTAA